The genomic region AGATGCTGTTGACCAGTACGACTGTTACCACGGTGTTCAGTGACAGCGGGAGCGTGATCAGCCCGAAGATCCGGTACGGCCCTGCTCCGCCCCGTTCAGGGAGTGGACGACTGGCTGACACTGATCTCCACCGGACAGGCGATGGGGATGTCCTCGGAGGCGACGGCGACGCAGTACCCGAGGCCCGGTGTGGTCTACAAGGTTGTCCGGGACGCCCCGCCCATTTCCGTGTACCTCGCATACTGGAAAGACGATCCGTCGGTGCTCATCTCCGACTTTGCCCGCCTGGCGCGGCAAGGCTTATGACGACGGCGACGCCCGCTGACCGGGGGCGGGCTCCACCGAGCTTCCTTCCGCGGATCGGGCTTGTTCCGCTGATCGAGATTGTCGAGATCAACGCGCCTTGCCCCGTCCCCTGAGCGGGGGGACACTGGAAAAAACTATGCGAAAGGAGTTTGTCGTGCGCAAGAGAACAGCCTGGATTGTTGGAGCCGCCGTTGCTGCGGTAGCTCTGGGAGGTGCATCGGTTGCAGCCGCTTCCGTCAACCCCTTCGACGACGACACGACCACGACCGGTGGCACACAGCAGCCGCTGAACCAGGCCGATCGGGACAAAGCAGTCGACGCCGCAATGGCCAAGGTGGGCTCCGGGCAGGTTACGGAGGTCGAGCGGGGTGACAGCGCTGGTTCGTCCTATGAAGTGGAGATCCGGAAGAGCGACGGGTCCGAGGTGGAAGTCAACATCGGCGCCAACTTCCAGGTGCTAAGCCAGGGCGCCGACGACTGACCGGCGCACGCAGAGCCACGTCGGTCAGCTGTTACCGGGGTGGACGAGGCTGTCGGAGTCTTGTTGATTTGCCGGTGCGTCTGCGAGTCCCGTCGGCGAAACGTCGAAGTCGTGGATGCTTTGGCGTTCGGTAGTGGCGGGGGAGATGCTGCTGGGAGCACATCCTCCAGCACGGGGCCGCCGTGAAAACGGCCGCCGGGATCCTGGCCTTCGCCCGGGACTGACCGGCCGGGATGGGAGGCTAGGCGGGTGCCTGGGCCCGCACGGAGGTGCGCTCCACGGTGGGGCAGTTTATTTTTGCGGCTGCGTTGACAGGTGGTTCTTCCAGGCCCAGCAGGATCCGCACGCCGGCGGCCCCTAGTTCATAGTGGGGGAGCGCCACCGTGGAAAGCGGCGGGCGGAGGTGCGCTGCGATGACTTCCTGGTTGTCGAATCCGACCACCGCCATGTCGTCCGGGATGGACAGTCCCTGCTCGCGCAGGCCGTCGTAGAGGCCCATCGCCATCCGGTCGTTGTAGCAGTAGACGGCGGAGACGTCGCGTTTCAGCAGCTCTTGCGTGGCTGCATATCCGCCTTCCTGGTCGGGGTAGCCTTCCAGGACCAGGTCCGGGTCGAAGGGAACGCCCGCGTCTTCCAAGGCGCGTTTGTAGCCCTGGAGGCGTCCGTCTTTGGCGGGAGCAGGGATGGTTGCATTGATGAACGCGATCCGGCGGTGGCCGTGCCCCAGCAGGATCTCGGTTGCCGAACGGCCGCCCTGTGCCTCGTCAGGCACGACGGCCCGGGTGCCGGGCTCCTTCGAGAAGCAGTTGACGAGGACGAAGTCCGCCTCGTGGAGGGACGCCGGCACGTCCGTTTCCCGGTGGAACCACGTGGAATAGAGGATGCCGCGTACCTTGTACTCAAGCATCATCGTTATGGCGTCCTTCTCGAGTTCCGCGTTGCCTTCGGTGTTGGCAATCAGGAGAGCATAGCCGTGCTTCCAGGCCTCGTCCTGCGCCCCGTGGATGATCTGGCCGGCGAAAGGTGTGGTGGCGATGGCGTCAGCGACCAGCCCGATGAACCGGGAACTGCCGCTGACCAGTGTCTGGGCCAGGGCATTGGGCCGGTAGCCCAGCTTGTTGATCGCGTCGCGGACCCGTTTGCGGGTCTCGGCGGAGATGCGGGCGTCCTTTTTCTTATTGACCACCAGGGAGACAGTCGCCGTCGATACGCCGGCCTCCTCGGCTACCTGACGAAGGGTGACGGGGTGGGCGCGTTCGGGTGTCCTCGGGGACCGCGCACCGGTGACGGGACCGCCCGAACTTTTCTCCCTCGAAATCATCTGCCCTCCGTCAGGAGTATATCCGTCTACCGCGGCCGTCATCCCTTCGTCGCTCCGCTCTCCAGATCCTGGATCATCGCCTTGTTCAGCACGAGGAAGACCAGCAGCAGCGGGGTGATGGTGACGCAGACGGCGGCGAAGGTTGCGGTCCAGTCGACCTTGCCCATGGCGCCGATGTAGTTCTGCAGGCCCAGCGGAATCGTCTTCAGTTCCTCTGACAGGACGAAGGTGTTGGCGAAGATGAAGTCGTTCCAGATAAAGATGCTGTTGACCAGTACGACTGTCACCACGGTGTTCAGTGACAGCGGGAGCGTGATCAGCCCGAAGATCCGGTACGGCCCTGCTCCGTCCAGTGAGGCCGCCTCATATGTTTCCCGGGGGATGTATTCGAAGAACGAGGAGAACAGGTAGACCGACATTGGCAGGGAGAACCCGGCCAACGGAATGATCATGGACTGGTAGGTGTCGAGCAGGTTCACCGTGGAGTAGTCGATGAACAAGGGCACCAGCGCGATCTGGACGGGAACGATGATGCCGATCATGAACAGCCCGCGGACCAGGCGGCTGAGCCGGAAGCCGAGCACCTGGATTGCGTAGGCGGCCATCATGCCCAGCAGTACGATCAGGATGTTCGCGCCCATTGTGACGATGAAGCTGTTGAGGATATTCCTGCCAAGGTCGCCGGTTTCGAAAGCCCGGGCGTAGTTCTCCCAGGTGAGTGCCTTGGGCAGGCCGAAGGGGTCCCCGGCGGCGAAGTCGTCTTCGCTGCGAAGACTGGTCAGGAACAGCCAGGCAAGCGGGTAGACCTGGACGATGACGATGAGTGCAACCAGGACGCGCGACAGGGTCTTGAAGGCGCTCGGCCGCCGGCGCCGCCGGGAGGCTGCCGGAGGGGGCGCCGGGCGGTGGGTGGCGGCGGGTGCTGTCTGGGTGATCATGACTCTGCCTTCCGCTTGAGCATGAAGAGGATGAGGCCGACGGCGACGAGGCACTCGATCACGATGAACACGGAGATGGTGCTGGCGTACCCGAAGTCGGTGCTGGTGAACGCTGTTTTGTACATGTAGGTGGTGAGGAGTTCCGAGGACTGGCCGGGGCCGCCGTTGGTCATGAGGTAAGGGATGTCGAAGCCGCGGAGCCCGTAGGTGGTGGCCATGATGGTGGTGGTGATCCACACGGGACGGATAAAGGGGAACCGGATCTTGGTGAAAAGCGTCCAGCGGGAGGCGCCATCCAGGACGGCGGCTTCTTCCAGCTCCTTCGGGACGGCCATCAGCGCTGCGTAGATGATGAGCATGTACAGTCCGGTGAACCGCCATCCCTCGGGGCGGAGACTGCTGCGAGGACGGTGTTGACGTCGGACAGCCAGGCGCGTTCCAGGCTGCCAAGGCCGATCCAATGAAGGAGCTGGTTAAGCAGGCCTACGGGGTCGATGGAGTAAATGCGCACGAAGAGGAAGGCGATCGCGACGGTCGAGATGACAGCCGGCAGAAGGTAGAGCGTCTTGATGAGTTCGCGGCCGCGGCGCAGCGAGGTGAGCAGGCTCGCCACGAGCAGGGCGCCACCCAGCTGAAGGACCAGGCAGATGGCCAGGTAGCCGAGGGCGTTGATGAATGAGCGCCAGAAGATGTCATCGGTGGTGAACATCCGAACATAGTTGGCCAGTCCCACGAACTCCATGTCGCCGATGCCGTTCCAGGAGAAGAAGCTGAGGAACAGGGACTGGAGGATCGGGAACAGCACGGCTGCGCCGTAGAGCAGCAGGGGCGGGAGCAGGAAGACCAGAACTGAGAGCCGGGATCTGTTGGGCAGCATGAGGGGCCTTTCGGGCGGGGGACCGGGGTCCCCCGCCGCTAGGGGTTACTTGAAGAACTTGGGTGCGTTCTGCGCGACGGTGCTGTCCATCGTGCTGGTGAACTGCTCGGGCGTGATGTCGCCCTGGACGAGGAGCACGAGCTCCTGCTGGAGCCGGCCGTTAGTGGTCGGATCGAGCTGGGTGTCCCACGGCATGGCCTGCTTGTCCCCGAGGTCGCCGGCCTTCTCGACGGCCTTCCTGTACAACGGGGTGGCGTTGGCGGGTATGGCGGTCTCGACGTTAGTGGTCGGTGAGAGCGCGCCGGTTGCTGCGTATTGGGCCGGGTACTTCTCCAGGGCGAACTTGAGGAAGTCACTCACGAGCGGGTCGTAGGTCTTGGCGTTCACCGCCATGCCGATGCCTGACGGGGACACGAATTCGTTGGCGGCGGTGGCGGATCCCTCCGTGGTGGGCAGGGTGATGAAGTCAATGTCATTCCGCACGGCGGAGCTCAGCTTGTCAGTGGCCAGGCTCGGCAGTTCCCACGTGCCGATGTTGTACATCGCCGCCTTGCCGGAGGTGAACTGGTTCTGGGCGTCGGAGTACCCCTGGGAGGAGAAGCCGTCCTGGAAGCACTTGGCCTTGCCAAGGGCGGCCAACCATTCGACGGCCTTCTGGCCTACGGGATCAGAGAACTTGGCCTCGCCCTTCTTCAGCTTCTGGATGAAGTCAGGGCCGGCTTCCCGGAACGGCTGGTAGGCGACGTAGCGTTCCAGAGGCCACTGGTCCTGGCCGTCAAGAGCGATCGGCGTGATGCCGGCTTTGCGCAGAGCCGTGCACATGGCGGGGATGTCGTTGAGCGACTTGGGTGCGGAGACTCCTGCCTTCTGCAGCAGTGCCTTGTTGTACCAGATGAACTCCAGTTCGAACTGGAACGGGATCATGTAGAGGGATCCATCGTCGAACCGCTGGTAGTCCAGTGCCCCGGGCCGGTAGTTGTCATAGACGTTGAGGGTCTTCAGCAGCTTCTCGCCGTCGAGCATCTTGCCCTGCTTGGCCAGTTGCTGGGCGAACGGGGTGGCGTCGGTGTCGAAGAGCTCTGGAAGCTTGTTGGCGGCCGCGAGGGTTTCGAGCTTTTGGATGTAGGAGGGCCTGTCCGGGGTGGTGATCAGGTTCAGCGAGAAGCCAGGGTGGTCGTTGGCGTAATCGGCGGCCAGCTTCTTCATGATGTTGATGACCGGGCCGTCAGCCGGCCGGAGAGCAGCCAGGAGATTTCGCGGGGCTTGATTTCGCCGGTGGGGGTCACATTGGAGGGGTTGCTGGCCCCTCCGCTGCCGCAGCCTGCCACGGCCAGGGCGGTGACAGCGACTACGGCGGCTGTGCGGAGCAGTTTTTTCATTGCGGCAATCTTCCTTGATTGGAACGGAGGTTGAAGATGGAGAGGTATTTAGTTGTTTGAGCGCTGACGTATTTCAAGTTCGGAGAGGGTGGCGGATCCTTCGCCGGCGAAGACGCCGATCCGGTTGCCGGGCAGGCCGTACATCCGGGTGCTGAGACTGACCTGCCGGTCCACGACGGCGACGCACAGGTCGCCGTCGACGATGACTTCAAGCGTGTGGCTACCGGGGCTGAGGTCGCAGGGGCGTTCGAGTTCAATGTCGAAGGGGACGTCGCCTGAGACGTGCCACTGGGCGTCGCCGGTGACCTTCCGCGGCCACCGGTCAAAGACCACGCGGCCGCGTTTCGGTTCCAGCCGCAGGATGTAGGACTGGTCGCCGTCGGCGCTGGAGCGCAGCAGCAGTCCGCACTCGGTGGTGCCGCCCGCAATGTCCAGGACCGCCTTGGCGTAAAACTGCCGGGGCAGGTCCTCAGCGGAGATGATGGCTGCATACCCGTCCGGGACGTCCAGCCTAGCGGGCAGTTCCTTGTTATCGAGAACCGGAACTTTGTCCCAGAAGCTATCCACCAGTTCATCCGGGAAGGAGAAACCCAGCGTGCCGTCCGGGTTCTGGCGCGCTTCGAGCACTGACATGGTTCCCGCCCACTGCCAGGGGCCGTCGTCGTGGTTGTCCTCCTTGCTGGCAATCCATCCGAAGAAGAAGCGGCGCCCATCCCGCCCGGCTGTCTTGGAAGCGTAGAAGGCGCGGCCGTCGATGCTGTCCAGTACGGGCACCGACCAGGGGCCGTCGGGGCTTTTGGACATCCGGTACCGGGTGGTGAATGATTCCGAAAACTCGGAGTAAACCATGTACCACCAGTCGCCCCAGGCGAAAACATCCGGGCATTCATGGGTGATGTAGCGCCGGGGGTCCCAGAACGGTTCGGTGTGCTCCCAGCTCATGAGGTCGGAGGAGACACACTGGGCGATGACGCCGCGGCGGCGCTCCGGGCCTTCCTCGTGCCGTGCCGCCAGCAGCATCCGCCATTGCCCGGCTTCCCCGTCGCGGAAGACGAATGGGTCCCGCCAGTCCCCGGTCTCGAGCCCGGCGGGGGCGCCGAAGGTCAGCTCCGGGTGCTTGACCCAGGTCTTCATGCCATCGGTGCTGGTGGCATGCATGACCAGCTGCAGGGGCAGCCCGTCTGCGCCCAGGTTCCCCGGGTTTTGGCCAGTGTAGAACAGGTGGTGGGTCCCGTCGTCGTCACGCACAATGCTGCCGGTGTAGGCGTTGAAGTCCAGGTCATCTTCGGCGCCGTGGTGCAGCGACACCCCGTGGTCCTGAAACTGGACCAGGTCCCTGGTGGTCACCAGATTCCATGAGGTCCCCGGCTTCGGATCCGCCCGGACTTCGTGAAGGTAGAAGAGCCAGAACTCGCCGTCCTGCTCGTAAGGAATAAGATCCCCAACCCATCCGTCGGCGGGCTGGAAGAAGACTGAGTGATTCATCGGCGCTGATGTCCATTCTGCTAAAGCGTTTTATCACCTAGAAGGTAACCTGCTTCGGCAAACGTGATCAAGCGTTTTAGCAAAATAAAAGTCTGGCCACACATTTTTGGACGCCACGTTGAGGCCGGTGCTGATTAAACGCTTGACCTCATCGCCGTGACTAATCTACGTTCTGCTCAAACGATTAATCACGACGACGAGAGATTAGTCACGACGACGAGGTCACGATGAACCAACGAGGGTTCTACCAACCAGCAAATCCCCCAGCGCCCACCACGACCCATGAAATTTCTCGCCGCCATGTCCTGCAAGGCACAGGAGCGGGAGCACTAGGGTTGTTCATGGGTGGCAACGTGACTGGCACCGCGGCCCAGGCCCAAGGATCACTGCGCGCCGTGTACCACATGACCCCACCGTCCGGCTGGCTATGCGACCCGCAGCGCCCGGTGTACGTCAACGGCGTCTGCCACCTGTACTACCTGCACTCCGGAGAGAACAACGCCCCGGGCGGATGGGACCATGCAACAACCTCCGATGGTGTGGTCTTCGCCCACCACGGAGCCGCGCTGCCGCTGCAGACGAATTTTCCCGTTTGGTCGGGGTCGGCAGTGGTCGACACTGCCAACACCGCGGGTTTCGGCGCGGGTGCGATCGTCGCGCTTGCCACGCAGCCCACAGACGGCATCCGCAAGTACCAGGAGCAGTACCTGTACTGGTCAACCGACGGCGGTTACACCTTTACAGCACTCCCCGATCCGGTGATCGTCAACACCGACGGCCGGACTGCGATGACACCAGCAGAGATCGAGAATGCGGAATGGTTTCGCGACCCAAAGATCCACTGGGATGCGGCGCGCGGTGAGTGGGTGTGCGTAATCGGCCGCGCCCGATATGCAGCCTTCTATACCTCGTCCAATTTGCGGAACTGGCTGTTGAAACGCAACTTCGATTACCCGAACCACGCGCTTGGCGGGGTCGAGTGCCCCGACCTTTTCCAAATGACGGCCACTGACGGCACGCGGCACTGGGTGCTTGGCGCAAGCATGGACGCGTATACCGTCGGCCTGCCGATGACCTACGCATACTGGACAGGCGCCTGGGATGGCGAGCAATTTATTGCTGACGACCTAAGCCCCCAGTGGCTCGATTGGGGCTGGGACTGGTACGCCGCCATCACCTGGCCGGCGGCCGACGCTCCGGACGAGCGACGGTACGCGGTCGCCTGGATGAACAATTGGAAGTACGCCGCCCGCGATGTTCCCACGGATGCATCCGACGGGTACAACGGCCAGAACTCGATCGTGCGCGAGCTGCGCCTCGACCGTCAGCCGGGAGGCTGGTACAGCTTACTCAGCACCCCTATTGGGGCGCTCACAAACCACGTCAGCTCGACAACCGCGCTCCCCGATCGCACCGTGAACGGAAGTGGCGTACTGCCGTGGAACGGCCGCGCCTACGAGCTTGAACTCGACATCTCGTGGGATGCTGCCACAAACGTAGGGGTATCGGTGGGCCGCTCGGCCGATGGCACCCGCCACACGAACATCGGCAAGTACGGTGCCGAGCTGTATGTAGACCGGGCACCTTCGGACCAGGGTGGCTTCCCGCTCGTGCCGTACACGCGGGCTGCCGCACCAATCGACTCCGCGGCACGCTCAGTGCACCTGCGTATTTTCGTAGACACCCAGAGCGTTGAAGTGTTCGTAAATGGCGGGCACACAGTGCTCTCGCAGCAGGTGCACTTCGCAGCGGGTGACACTGGGATCTCGCTGTACACCGACGGCGGCGCTTCGAAGTTCTCGGGAATCACCATCCGTGAATTCGCTGCGGTCGGTGGCTAGTTTTGCTGACCACTCTTGGAACTGGTGCTTCCACCTCCGAGACGTGAGTCGCAGCATACGCGCCCCGTAGGCGAGGCGTGTCATCGCAGAGTCATACGAGACTCATACCTGAACCGCTGGAGCGCCGGAAGACCAACGGTTCGACGGTGCGCGAGGGATGCACCGGTGGTGTCAGGTTGGGGTGTACTTCAAGCTGTTGTTCGGTCAGCTGCAACGGACGCCAGTCGCGCAAGCGGCGGGTTTGCAAGACCTGATCAATGAGGCACTAACGGTACTTGTGACGAGGGATCGGGATGTCGTCCATTGACGCTTCCAGCGCGGTTAGGCGCTAGGGGTTCAGTGACCTCCGCAGTTGTTGCAGTGCCTCATGAACGACGGGCTTGGATCGATGGATCTCCCTCACATTCATCCCGGTAAACTCTTTCACTGCACGGCGCATGCTTTGCACATTGGTGAACCCGCACGACGTCGCTATTTCTGAATAGGTGATCCTTTGGGCGCCAGCCTGAAGGAGGAGCTCGAGGGCTTTGCGCGTTCTCAACGCGCGTATCCGCTCACCCAGGTGGAGTTCTTCATTCTCGAAGAAGTAGAACAGAGAGCGACGGGAGAGGTTGAACCTTCCAGCGACCATTGCCACATCCAGATTGGGGTTGTCGTAACTGGCTTCAAGGTATTTCTTCACGGCCCGACTTAGGGCCGGTTTCTGCGCCTCATCGTCGATCGGTGTTTCGAGCAGGGAGCCCACCAGGGTTGCCATCACGGATCGGAGGATGTCTGCTGTTCCCGATGCCTCCCGGTCGATGCCCGGCCGCTTCCAGCTCATTAGCGCAGGGATCACGAAAGTGCCCACAATTGGGTGCTTTGCGAGGTCAGGCAGACGAAGCAGGGAGCCTAGCGCGGCCTCGCTGATATCCAGGCTGCTGCGGTCGATGTTGAGCTGCAAGGCATGAAAGCCTTCGGGCGCATCGAAACTTCCGCCCAGCGAGGTATCGATGAACCTGACGGAGCCCGGTGATACTGGCTCAGGCACGCCGTTGAGAGAGAGGGTTAGGGCCGGGGCTTTGCGGAAGTAGGCCAGGCGCAGATCCGTGGTGTCGGGATTCGGCGCCCACGAGCCCAATGCAGGGCCGTTGAACATTTCTATGAGGCTGAAGCCTGACCCGGCGAGATTAATCGCTGAAGGATTGAAGGACACAGGAGTCTGGCGTGCCGACTTTTCCAACCGCATTGGGGTTTCGACGGCATTACCGTACCAAGCTCGCCAATGTTCGAACCTTTGTTCTGGCTTGAGCCCCTCCGGCACCGCATATCGGCGCAGGCGGCCGCTGTTCCCGGTAGGGGATTGAGGCATGCCATCCTCCTTTTCACCAGCTGAACCTTCATGGCGGCCATGGGAGTGGCGACTACGTCTTGAGCAAGCGGTTGCGGTGGCTCATAAGGATGGCCAGAAAGGACCTCAGCTGTTGGGTCTATTTTACCTGTGTACGTTGTTGATTGGTGCGTCGATGGCTTTGGTGCCGGCGCCCCACATGACCGGTATGGGCCACCGCCTTGGCCCGGGCGAGTATGCCGTTGGATAGGCAAGGGCTGGGAGAAACGATGCTATTCGCCACTCCACACCCTGGCGTGCCTGTCTTCGACATCTTCGTTGGGATACGTGGTCAAGGAAATGCGGGGTGCAATTGTTCGGCCACGGCGTCACGGAGCGGCCGGGATGTTTGGGCGATGTGCTCCACGTTCTGCAGATCGTCGCTATTTTGCTGTCCGCCTGGATGCAGCCTGGTCGCGAAATCATTGACTCGTTGAGGGGCGAGGGCATATTCGACAGCCAAGATGCTGGCCCCAACCACTCCCGCTTCCGGGCCGGTTTCGGATTGGGTGATATTCAGGTACTGGGTGGCCAACGGCGTTGAGCGTGCATAAACCGTTTCACGGATTCCGGCGATCAGATGTTCTCCGGATTGGGCAAGCGATCCGCCGACGACAATAAGGGAAGGGTTGATGAGGCTCACGCACATGTTGAGCATTTCTCCGATGTCGCGGCCAGCCTGCCGGACGGCTTGAATAGCAGCCAAATCGCCGGAACGAACGAGCGAGACGACGTCGTTTGCGGTGGTTGCTTCGAGTCCGTTTTCTCGGAGCTGGGCGGCGACGGCCGGAGCGCCTGCGATGGCTTCCAGACAGGAGGTCTTGCCACAGCGGCATTGAATTCCTGCCGCCTTGGAAACGGCAATATGACCGACGTCTCCTGCGACTCCTGCCGCGCCTCGCTGCAATATTCCTCCACTGATAACGCCCGAGCCGATGCCGGTGGCGACTTTAAGGAAGATCATGTTGTCCTCGTTGGGCCAGCGTGTAGCCCGCTCGCCGAGGGCCATGATGTTGACATCGTTGTCGACGAGTACAGGAACGTCAAAGGTCTGCTGAACGTAAGCGGGGACATCGAATCCGTCCCATCCCGGCATGATCGGAGGGCTGGTCGGCTTTCCGGTGGAGTGTTCCACGGGACCGGGCAGCCCGATGCCAACAGCGATGATGTCGGTTGCCGGACGCTTCACCGTTTTCAAATGACCCTGCAGCGTCATCGCTAGCCAGTCCAGAACAGCTTCCGGTCCGCAGGAAATCTCAAGTCGTTCAGTTGTTTCCAGGAGAACCCTTCCCGACAGGTCCGTGAGAGCCACGGTCGCGTGTGTGGCGCCGACGTCGGCGGCAGCGACCAGCCTTGCACCGGGGTTGAAGGCTAGTCGCGCCGAGGGGCGGCCTCCAGTGGAAGGCGCATCCGACACCGGTGCAACTAGTCCGAGTTCCAGGAGCGCCTCGAGACGAGAACTGATGGCAGCTCGCCCCAAGCCCGTTATCCCGGCCAGGTCGGCCCTGGTTCGCGGGCGTCCGTCCCGCAGGATGCGCAAAAGTTCGCCGGCGCCGCCGTTGTTCATTTTTCTCCGTTTCGGGGCTCAAAAGAGGTGAGTGATGAGCGCGAGGTCTTGACACATCACGCTCACAGGACCCCGAGGGGACCTTATCTCCACTCAGTGTCAAGGCGCCCACTCGTTCCCGTCCACTCGTCGATGCCCACAGCATCAAAAAGTGCAACTTCCTTGCGCGTTCCGTCGCCAACAGCGTCAAAAGGTGCAGACTTTTGCGGCTGACTGACTAAAGCCACGAGGTGCGTGTCACTGTTTCGGCATGGAAAACGACAGAACCACAACAGCCCCTTCCCGGTTACGGGCCGGGTTCGTCGGTGCCGGGTTCATGGCTGAGGTGCATAGCAGAGCCGCCCGTGCCGCAGGGGCGGAAATCGCCGGTATCGCGTCCTCGAGCCCTGCCAGTGCCGCACGCGTCAAAGACCGTCTGGGCGTCGAGCAGGCTTACGCCTCTGTCCAGGACCTCGTCCAGGACGACAGGATCGACGTCATCCACGTCTGCACCCCGAACGCCACCCACGTCGCACTGGCCGAGGCAGCGCTGAAAGCAGGCAAGCACGTTGTCTGTGAGAAGCCTCTGGCTACCACCGTGCAGGATGCCACCCATCTGGTGGAGCTGGCCGCTACGGCCGGGGCGGTCGCGACCGTTCCCTTCGTCTACCGGTTCCACCCGATGGTCCGGGAAGCCCGGGAACGCATTGCGTCCGGCCAGACGGGACGGATCTCTACTATCCAGGGGTCCTATCTTCAGGACTGGCTGCTGTCCCGGAACGACGATAACTGGCGGGTGGACGCCGGTGTCGGTGGCCCTTCGCGGGCGTTCGCCGACATCGGGTCCCACCTGTGCGATCTCCTCGAATTCGTGAGCGGGGAACGGATAACACGGGTCGGTGCACTGAGCCGCACTCTCTTCTCAGGCCGGGCAAACCACAAGGACATCCAGACGGAGGACCTCGTTGCGGCTGTATTCGCGACTGGGAACGGCACCGTGGGAAATCTGCTGGTCAGCCAGGTTGCGCCTGGGCGGAAGAACCGCCTGATGATCGAGATTTCGGGTTCTGAGAGCACGGTCCAGTTCGACCAGGAGGCGCCGGAGACGTTGTGGCTTGGTAAACGGGCCGGTTCCCAACTGCTTGTCCGCGACCCAGACGCGCTTAGCCCCGAAGCGGCACGGCTCAGTGTCCTACCGGCAGGGCATCCCCAGGGTTATCAGGATGCGTTCAATGCATTTGTCGCCGATACCTATGCCGCAATCAACGGAGACAACCGCGATGGCCTGCCTACCTTCCGTGACGGCCTCAGGTCAGCCGTCCTTACCGAAAGCATCATCGAATCCAGCAAGTGCGGCGAGTGGGTCGACGTCCCAGACGTGAAAGAACTAGAAGGAGTGCAGTAATGAAAATCATCCAGGTAGGCCTCGGCGCATGGGGCGCCCATGGCTTAAGGAAGGCAGTAGGATGATCCGATCTCTCGATCGCGTCAAGCGGTCACGCATCGTAGCGGGCTTGGGAGCCGCGCTCACTGTAACCCTGTTGGCAACCGCATGCACGGGCGGGTCATCAGCACCCAGCGCGGCGGCGGCCAAACCGGCAGAGCTGCGGATGCTCTACACCACCGATGAAGCCAACAGCGC from Arthrobacter globiformis harbors:
- a CDS encoding glycoside hydrolase family 32 protein, which gives rise to MNQRGFYQPANPPAPTTTHEISRRHVLQGTGAGALGLFMGGNVTGTAAQAQGSLRAVYHMTPPSGWLCDPQRPVYVNGVCHLYYLHSGENNAPGGWDHATTSDGVVFAHHGAALPLQTNFPVWSGSAVVDTANTAGFGAGAIVALATQPTDGIRKYQEQYLYWSTDGGYTFTALPDPVIVNTDGRTAMTPAEIENAEWFRDPKIHWDAARGEWVCVIGRARYAAFYTSSNLRNWLLKRNFDYPNHALGGVECPDLFQMTATDGTRHWVLGASMDAYTVGLPMTYAYWTGAWDGEQFIADDLSPQWLDWGWDWYAAITWPAADAPDERRYAVAWMNNWKYAARDVPTDASDGYNGQNSIVRELRLDRQPGGWYSLLSTPIGALTNHVSSTTALPDRTVNGSGVLPWNGRAYELELDISWDAATNVGVSVGRSADGTRHTNIGKYGAELYVDRAPSDQGGFPLVPYTRAAAPIDSAARSVHLRIFVDTQSVEVFVNGGHTVLSQQVHFAAGDTGISLYTDGGASKFSGITIREFAAVGG
- a CDS encoding ROK family transcriptional regulator gives rise to the protein MNNGGAGELLRILRDGRPRTRADLAGITGLGRAAISSRLEALLELGLVAPVSDAPSTGGRPSARLAFNPGARLVAAADVGATHATVALTDLSGRVLLETTERLEISCGPEAVLDWLAMTLQGHLKTVKRPATDIIAVGIGLPGPVEHSTGKPTSPPIMPGWDGFDVPAYVQQTFDVPVLVDNDVNIMALGERATRWPNEDNMIFLKVATGIGSGVISGGILQRGAAGVAGDVGHIAVSKAAGIQCRCGKTSCLEAIAGAPAVAAQLRENGLEATTANDVVSLVRSGDLAAIQAVRQAGRDIGEMLNMCVSLINPSLIVVGGSLAQSGEHLIAGIRETVYARSTPLATQYLNITQSETGPEAGVVGASILAVEYALAPQRVNDFATRLHPGGQQNSDDLQNVEHIAQTSRPLRDAVAEQLHPAFP
- a CDS encoding family 43 glycosylhydrolase → MNHSVFFQPADGWVGDLIPYEQDGEFWLFYLHEVRADPKPGTSWNLVTTRDLVQFQDHGVSLHHGAEDDLDFNAYTGSIVRDDDGTHHLFYTGQNPGNLGADGLPLQLVMHATSTDGMKTWVKHPELTFGAPAGLETGDWRDPFVFRDGEAGQWRMLLAARHEEGPERRRGVIAQCVSSDLMSWEHTEPFWDPRRYITHECPDVFAWGDWWYMVYSEFSESFTTRYRMSKSPDGPWSVPVLDSIDGRAFYASKTAGRDGRRFFFGWIASKEDNHDDGPWQWAGTMSVLEARQNPDGTLGFSFPDELVDSFWDKVPVLDNKELPARLDVPDGYAAIISAEDLPRQFYAKAVLDIAGGTTECGLLLRSSADGDQSYILRLEPKRGRVVFDRWPRKVTGDAQWHVSGDVPFDIELERPCDLSPGSHTLEVIVDGDLCVAVVDRQVSLSTRMYGLPGNRIGVFAGEGSATLSELEIRQRSNN
- a CDS encoding LacI family DNA-binding transcriptional regulator — protein: MISREKSSGGPVTGARSPRTPERAHPVTLRQVAEEAGVSTATVSLVVNKKKDARISAETRKRVRDAINKLGYRPNALAQTLVSGSSRFIGLVADAIATTPFAGQIIHGAQDEAWKHGYALLIANTEGNAELEKDAITMMLEYKVRGILYSTWFHRETDVPASLHEADFVLVNCFSKEPGTRAVVPDEAQGGRSATEILLGHGHRRIAFINATIPAPAKDGRLQGYKRALEDAGVPFDPDLVLEGYPDQEGGYAATQELLKRDVSAVYCYNDRMAMGLYDGLREQGLSIPDDMAVVGFDNQEVIAAHLRPPLSTVALPHYELGAAGVRILLGLEEPPVNAAAKINCPTVERTSVRAQAPA
- a CDS encoding carbohydrate ABC transporter permease, with translation MITQTAPAATHRPAPPPAASRRRRRPSAFKTLSRVLVALIVIVQVYPLAWLFLTSLRSEDDFAAGDPFGLPKALTWENYARAFETGDLGRNILNSFIVTMGANILIVLLGMMAAYAIQVLGFRLSRLVRGLFMIGIIVPVQIALVPLFIDYSTVNLLDTYQSMIIPLAGFSLPMSVYLFSSFFEYIPRETYEAASLDGAGPYRIFGLITLPLSLNTVVTVVLVNSIFIWNDFIFANTFVLSEELKTIPLGLQNYIGAMGKVDWTATFAAVCVTITPLLLVFLVLNKAMIQDLESGATKG
- a CDS encoding AraC family transcriptional regulator — its product is MPQSPTGNSGRLRRYAVPEGLKPEQRFEHWRAWYGNAVETPMRLEKSARQTPVSFNPSAINLAGSGFSLIEMFNGPALGSWAPNPDTTDLRLAYFRKAPALTLSLNGVPEPVSPGSVRFIDTSLGGSFDAPEGFHALQLNIDRSSLDISEAALGSLLRLPDLAKHPIVGTFVIPALMSWKRPGIDREASGTADILRSVMATLVGSLLETPIDDEAQKPALSRAVKKYLEASYDNPNLDVAMVAGRFNLSRRSLFYFFENEELHLGERIRALRTRKALELLLQAGAQRITYSEIATSCGFTNVQSMRRAVKEFTGMNVREIHRSKPVVHEALQQLRRSLNP
- a CDS encoding PepSY domain-containing protein is translated as MRKRTAWIVGAAVAAVALGGASVAAASVNPFDDDTTTTGGTQQPLNQADRDKAVDAAMAKVGSGQVTEVERGDSAGSSYEVEIRKSDGSEVEVNIGANFQVLSQGADD